One Phaseolus vulgaris cultivar G19833 chromosome 11, P. vulgaris v2.0, whole genome shotgun sequence genomic window carries:
- the LOC137823211 gene encoding uncharacterized protein — protein MSSIGLSFLFLLSLAIFSIARGQERAPHGLVYENPIAFPPAAYDFFHPNAQKPQNRDFCAASKCSPLPLAAQVDGTQIYQNKASATQKGGKQIGAGGVAGIITVFAFVVLLAMGIYYVKVTRQANMNRASSSVQSHA, from the coding sequence atGAGTTCCATTGGTTTGTCCTTCCTCTTCCTCCTTTCTCTAGCAATTTTCTCTATTGCTAGAGGGCAAGAAAGGGCCCCTCATGGGCTTGTTTATGAGAACCCTATAGCTTTTCCACCAGCAGCATACGACTTTTTTCATCCCAATGCTCAAAAGCCTCAGAATAGAGACTTCTGTGCAGCATCCAAATGTTCACCGCTGCCTCTAGCAGCTCAAGTGGATGGCACTCAAATATATCAAAACAAAGCTTCAGCAACACAGAAAGGTGGGAAACAAATCGGAGCTGGGGGTGTAGCTGGCATTATCACTGTTTTTGCTTTTGTTGTTCTTTTAGCTATGGGAATCTACTATGTGAAGGTCACTCGCCAAGCCAACATGAATCGAGCAAGTAGTAGTGTTCAATCTCATGCTTGA
- the LOC137821491 gene encoding aquaporin PIP2-7: MAKDVEVQEQGEYAAKDYQDPPPAPLFDPEELTQWSFYRALIAEFIATLLFLYVTVLTIIGYKRQTDANVGGTECDGVGILGIAWAFGGMIFILVYCTAGISGGHINPAVTFGLFLGRKVSLIRALLYIVAQCAGAICGTGLAKGFQKAYYNRYGGGANSVADGYNKGTALGAEIIGTFVLVYTVFSATDPKRNARDSHVPVLAPLPIGFAVFMVHLATIPVTGTGINPARSFGAAVIYNKEKIWDDQWIFWVGPIIGAAVAAFYHQYILRAAAIKALGSFRSNA; the protein is encoded by the exons ATGGCTAAAGATGTTGAGGTTCAAGAGCAAGGAGAATACGCTGCCAAAGACTATCAGGACCCTCCTCCAGCACCCTTGTTCGACCCTGAAGAGCTAACACAGTGGTCCTTCTATAGAGCCCTTATCGCTGAGTTCATAGCTACCCTTCTCTTCCTCTATGTCACTGTGCTAACCATTATTGGCTACAAAAGACAGACTGATGCCAACGTTGGTGGCACCGAATGTGATGGGGTTGGCATTTTGGGCATCGCTTGGGCCTTTGGTGGCATGATCTTCATCCTTGTTTACTGCACTGCCGGTATTTCAG GAGGACACATAAACCCGGCTGTGACTTTTGGGCTGTTCCTAGGACGCAAGGTGTCGTTGATAAGGGCGTTGTTGTACATAGTAGCACAGTGTGCTGGTGCTATCTGTGGCACTGGACTGGCCAAGGGGTTCCAAAAGGCATACTACAACAGGTATGGAGGTGGTGCTAACTCTGTTGCTGATGGCTACAACAAGGGTACTGCTTTGGGTGCTGAGATTATTGGTACCTTCGTTCTTGTCTACACTGTCTTCTCTGCCACTGATCCTAAGAGGAACGCTAGGGACTCCCATGTTCCT GTACTAGCACCCCTCCCCATTGGCTTTGCTGTGTTCATGGTTCACTTGGCTACAATCCCAGTTACTGGCACTGGCATTAACCCAGCAAGGAGTTTTGGAGCAGCTGTAATCTACAACAAAGAAAAAATCTGGGATGATCAG TGGATTTTCTGGGTTGGACCAATTATTGGAGCAGCAGTGGCAGCATTCTACCACCAATACATCCTTAGAGCAGCTGCTATCAAGGCACTTGGATCATTCAGGAGCAATGCttaa